The DNA window AAATTTTCTGTATCTACTGATTGTATTGTTTTAGAAAGTAAAGATAAAAATTTTTTAGTTGAATTTATCTATAGATACTTATTAAAAAATATTCATATTCTTGAAAATGGTTTTAGAGGTGCTGGATTAAAACATATAAGTAAAGAATATTTAGAAAATATAAAAATTCCTATTATTTCTTTAGAAAAACAAAAAATAATAATAAAAAATTTAAAAAATATTGACATATTTATTGATGAAAATAAGCAAATAAAAAATAAATTAAATTTTTTAAATAAATCTTTATTTATTTCTATGTTTTTTTCAGGCAATAAAAATTTTGAAAGAAAAAAATTAAAAGAGAATGTCACTGAAATGTTTATAGGACCTTTTGGAAGTGACTTAAAAAATGAAGTATTTGTTGAAAAAGAAAGAGGATATTGTGTAGTATATGAACAGAAACATGCTATAAAAAAGAGAATAGATGATGAGATTAGGTATATTACAAAGGAAAAGTATGAGGTTTTAAAAAGATTTAGAGTCGATGCTGGAGATATTATTGTAAGTTGCCGTGGAACAATAGGAAAAATATTCGTTTTACCAAGTAATTCTAATTTTGGTATCATTCATCCTTCTTTAATGAAAATTAAATTAAAAAAAGAAAAATATAATAATACTTTTTTTGAAAAATTATTAGAAAAATATATGCAAGAAAATTTATATTCAATACAAGGCAGCAGTATAAAAATGGCTATCACTGCTAAAAAATTAGGTGAAGAATATTTTATAATTCCACCAATAGAACTACAAAATGAATTTAGTAATAGAATAGAAAAAATAGAAAAATTATCATTTGAAATTGAAGAAGCTATAAAA is part of the Fusobacterium nucleatum genome and encodes:
- a CDS encoding restriction endonuclease subunit S; the protein is MEYIKIKDILSFQKKSKIKASEGSKIGKYNFYTSSKDLNKFLDYYEYSNEALIIGTGGNANLHHSYGKFSVSTDCIVLESKDKNFLVEFIYRYLLKNIHILENGFRGAGLKHISKEYLENIKIPIISLEKQKIIIKNLKNIDIFIDENKQIKNKLNFLNKSLFISMFFSGNKNFERKKLKENVTEMFIGPFGSDLKNEVFVEKERGYCVVYEQKHAIKKRIDDEIRYITKEKYEVLKRFRVDAGDIIVSCRGTIGKIFVLPSNSNFGIIHPSLMKIKLKKEKYNNTFFEKLLEKYMQENLYSIQGSSIKMAITAKKLGEEYFIIPPIELQNEFSNRIEKIEKLSFEIEEAIKQAENLYNSLLSKYFD